From Lolium perenne isolate Kyuss_39 chromosome 5, Kyuss_2.0, whole genome shotgun sequence, a single genomic window includes:
- the LOC127302410 gene encoding F-box protein SKIP19: protein MEEEEPESRDWAEMPSDALSAVLGKLDVAELLTRAVLVCRAWRRLVDNDTTLWRRVDMTHHGDLLETEEAEAMARAAVDRAAGTLEAFWADTFVTDGLLRYISERALALKSLQLILCDNVSNEGLAEAIKGFPQLEELDLTFCSVYGNVCESVGKACPQLKCFRLNERWNIVERGFAAYEEGMDDDTQALGIANSMPRLQDLQLIGSNLTNDGLMAILVHCPHLQSLDIRQCFNLRMDDAMKSRCARITNLKLPHDPITDFKYRGYIASTGGDYGSDFEVDMYDDLLDVVTDDDDAEFDDMDDFDDAGSDSAMYDDLFDV, encoded by the exons ATGGAGGAGGAAGAGCCGGAGAGCCGCGATTGGGCCGAGATGCCGTCAGATGCGCTCTCGGCAGTGCTCGGGAAGCTCGACGTGGCCGAGCTCCTCACCAGAGCCGTGCTCGTGTGCCGCgcgtggcgccggctcgtcgaCAACGACACCACGCTGTGGCGCCGCGTGGACATGACCCACCACGGAGACCTCCTGGAGACCGAGGAGGCCGAGGCCATGGCGCGCGCCGCCGTCGACCGCGCCGCGGGCACCCTGGAAGCCTTCTGGGCCGACACCTTCGTCACCGACGGCCTCCTCCGCTACATCTCCGaaag AGCATTGGCACTGAAGAGCCTTCAACTCATCTTGTGTGATAATGTATCTAATGAAGGGTTGGCAGAGGCAATTAAGGGCTTCCCTCAGCTCGAAGAGCTGGATCTTACATTCTGCTCAGTGTATGGCAACGTGTGCGAGTCAGTTGGCAAAGCCTGCCCACAACTGAAATGCTTTAGGCTGAATGAACGATGGAATATCGTTGAAAGGGGGTTTGCAGCCTATGAGGAGGGCATGGATGATGACACCCAAGCATTGGGGATTGCTAACAGTATGCCTCGTCTCCAAGACCTTCAGTTGATCGGCAGCAACCTGACAAATGATGGACTGATGGCGATCCTTGTCCATTGCCCCCACCTTCAATCCCTTGACATACGCCAGTGCTTCAACCTTCGAATGGATGATGCTATGAAATCAAGGTGCGCTAGAATCACCAATCTTAAGCTTCCTCATGATCCCATCACTGATTTCAAGTACCGAGGTTACATTGCCAGCACAGGGGGTGACTATGGATCTGACTTTGAGGTTGATATGTATGACGATCTGTTGGATGTGGTTacggatgatgatgatgcagagTTTGATGATatggatgattttgatgatgcggGCTCAGATTCTGCCATGTATGATGATTTATTTGATGTCTGA